The following proteins come from a genomic window of Miscanthus floridulus cultivar M001 chromosome 2, ASM1932011v1, whole genome shotgun sequence:
- the LOC136537464 gene encoding uncharacterized protein, with protein sequence MVDPIVITKQLTKVLMDGGSGLNIMYAKTLDAMGVDRACIQPIRAPFYGIVPRKQDMPLGQIDLPITFEGPSDYRMKTLTFEVVGFHGTYHTILGRPCYAKFMAIPNYTYLKLKMLSPCSSFQHTYKCEVECCDYAATIVASRELADIRKEVIEEMPDPKRSIGSFEPVEDSKEVLIDPGNTKGKMTRETDPVPTLNDYSTRQSVKLKRLQEEIEWLQAEQDEFFQFQAVGP encoded by the exons atggtcgacccaatTGTCATCACAAAGcagctcaccaaagtactaatggatggaggtagcggcctcaacatcatgtatgccaagacgctcgacgcaATGGGCGTTGACCGAGCATGCATTCAGCCGATTAGAGCGCCCTTttatggcatcgtgcctagaaagcaggacatgccgcttgggcagatcgatctgcccatcaccttcgaggGTCCGTCAGACTATAGGATGAAGACTCTCACTTTTGAAGTGGTGGGGTTCCACGGAActtaccacaccatcctagggcgaccatgctacgcgaagttcatggccatccccaattacacctacctcaagctgaagatgttgaGCCCATGCTCTTCCTTTCAGCACACCTACAAGTGCGAAGTCGAGTGTTGCGATTACGCCGCAACGATCGTAGCCTCCAGAGAGCTCGCGGACATCAGAAAAGAGGTCATCGAAGAAATGCCCGACCCCAAAAGGTCAATTGGGTCCTTTGAGCCAGTAGAAGACTCtaaggaagtcctcatagaccctggGAACACCAAGGGAAAAATG ACAAGGGAGACCGACCCCGTCCCCACCCTCAACGACTACAGCACCCGTCAATCCGTGAAGCTGAAGCGCCTGCAGGAGGAGATCGAGTGGTTACAGGCCGAGCAGGATGAGTTCTTCCAATTCCAAGCTGTGGGCCCGTGA
- the LOC136535725 gene encoding 4-coumarate--CoA ligase-like 4 translates to MADRPEAAVDARSGYCAATRTFRSKRADVPLPADADLDVVRFLASRRHAGVVALIDAATGRRVTFRDLWRAVEGAATALAAPPLSLRKGQVALILSPNSVHFPVAALATMSLGAVLTTANPLNTPSEIAKQVADARPVVAFTTRDLLPKLPLAGAALRVVLLEPDRLPSDPSSVVATIGEISATPPDPTRRGDRRVTQDDPATLLYSSGTTGPSKGVVATHRSLISMVQIIMTRFRLEGSDKTEAFLCTVPMFHVYGLVAFATGLLGCGATIVVLSKYELPEMLRSINEYGVTYLPLVPPILVAMLAHPKPLPLGNLRKVLSGGAPLSKELIEGFKERYPQVEILQGYGLTESTAIGASTDSAEESRRYGTAGLLSPNTEAKIVDPETGEALPVNLTGELWIRGPYVMKGYFKNTEATQSTLTPDGWLKTGDLCYIDEDGYLFVVDRLKELIKYKGYQVPPAELEALLLTHPEIQDVAVIPFPDREVGQFPMAYVVRKKGSNLSEREVMEFVAKQVAPYKKVRKVAFVTEIPKNASGKILRKDLIKLATSKL, encoded by the exons ATGGCGGACCGGCCGGAGGCGGCGGTGGACGCGCGCAGCGGCTACTGCGCCGCGACGCGCACCTTCCGCAGCAAGCGCGCGGACGTCCCGCTCCCCGCCGATGCGGACCTGGACGTCGTCAGGTTCCTCGCGTCCCGCCGCCACGCGGGCGTCGTCGCGCTCATCGACGCCGCTACGGGCCGCCGGGTCACGTTCCGGGACCTCTGGCGCGCGGTGGAGGGCGCGGCAACcgcgctcgccgcgccgccgctgtcGCTCCGCAAGGGCCAGGTCGCGCTCATCCTCTCCCCGAACTCCGTCCACTTCCCCGTCGCCGCGCTCGCCACCATGTCCCTCGGCGCCGTCCTCACCACCGCCAACCCGCTCAACACGCCCTCCGAGATCGCCAAGCAGGTTGCCGACGCGCGCCCCGTCGTCGCCTTCACCACCCGCGACCTCCTCCCCAAGCTCCCTCTCGCCGGCGCCGCCCTCCGCGTCGTGCTCCTCGAGCCCGACCGCCTCCCCTCCGACCCTAGCTCCGTCGTCGCCACCATCGGGGAGATCTCCGCCACGCCGCCCGACCCCACGCGCCGCGGGGACCGCCGCGTCACGCAGGACGACCCGGCCACGCTGCTCTACTCCTCGGGCACCACGGGGCCCAGCAAGGGCGTCGTCGCCACGCATCGGAGCCTCATCTCAATGGTGCAGATCATCATGACCCGCTTCCGCCTCGAGGGCTCTGACAAGACGGAGGCCTTCCTCTGCACGGTGCCCATGTTCCACGTCTACGGCCTCGTCGCCTTCGCCACGGGGCTGCTCGGCTGCGGCGCCACCATCGTCGTGCTCTCCAAGTACGAGCTCCCCGAGATGCTGCGCTCCATCAACGAATACGGGGTCACCTACCTCCCGCTCGTGCCGCCCATCCTCGTCGCCATGCTGGCGCATCCCAAGCCGCTGCCGCTCGGGAACCTGCGCAAGGTGCTCTCCGGCGGAGCGCCGCTGAGCAAGGAGCTCATCGAGGGGTTCAAGGAGAGGTACCCGCAGGTGGAGATCCTGCAGGGGTACGGGCTCACCGAGAGCACGGCTATTGGCGCGTCCACGGACTCTGCCGAGGAGAGCCGTCGGTACGGCACGGCTGGACTGCTGTCACCCAACACCGAGGCTAAGATCGTCGACCCGGAGACCGGCGAGGCGCTGCCGGTGAACCTCACCGGCGAGCTCTGGATCCGGGGGCCATACGTCATGAAAG GGTATTTCAAGAACACGGAGGCAACACAGTCAACATTGACACCTGATGGATGGCTGAAGACTGGGGATCTCTGCTACATAGACGAGGATGGGTATCTCTTTGTAGTGGATCGTCTGAAGGAGTTGATCAAATACAAAGGGTATCAG GTGCCTCCGGCAGAGTTGGAAGCTCTTTTGCTAACACACCCAGAAATCCAAGATGTTGCCGTTATACC GTTTCCTGATCGGGAGGTCGGCCAGTTCCCAATGGCCTACGTAGTGAGGAAGAAGGGGAGCAATTTGTCTGAGCGCGAGGTGATGGAGTTTGTGGCGAAACAG GTAGCGCCTTATAAGAAGGTTAGAAAGGTGGCGTTTGTGACAGAAATTCCCAAGAACGCGTCGGGCAAGATACTGAGGAAGGATCTCATCAAGCTCGCCACATCTAAACTATGA